A window of the Sphingobium sp. CAP-1 genome harbors these coding sequences:
- a CDS encoding patatin-like protein has protein sequence MKERELRLALVCYGGISLAIYMHGITKEVWHLARASRAFHDHAPAVGGSEAIYRQVLAAIEAQSGVRLRVMPDIIAGASAGGINGIFLAQAIETGQSLEPLTDLWLDNADVDRLLDPDARPARAMTKFWATPLVWMAARRPGDAVERTVAPDTREEVRMKLSRFIRSRWFEPPFGGEIFTTMLLDAFDAMAAAEKGPPLLPDGHPLDLFVTVTDFEGHPQSLNLNSPPQVIETEHRLSIGFRARGRGQEGGARPFADAVELTFAARATASFPGAFPPFTVRELDRVLKRRHRGWPTRGAFLARALPRHAARGTAEDAVLIDGSVLANAPFAQAIGALRNRPSRREVDRRFVYIDPKPGHRSIRLNREGEQVDAPTGEDAPLPGFFRTIFGALSDIPREQPIRDNLEAIDRHSARIRRMRRIWDALRPGIEAEVESTVGRMLFLDRPTPARLSAWRSKAQQRAASAAGFAYPAYGHMKLSGIVESLCSLLFRLSGEDSAMMREVYRRAIWADIRKSGADQLGEAEGSASAPVAFFRAHDLSYRIRRLRFLARRLADTLEMEADADDPAVQAMHDAIYGALSLYAECEDSDLYGPDVAEAARAVPTDAGAALEAVAQARGLKARDEQADLMLAEAFAALPRAGRRTMLLAYLGFPFTDIATLPLLQGDSLDEYDPVKVDRISPEDCGAIRGGGAAATLKGIEFNNFGAFFSRVYRENDYLWGRLHGVERLLDIVNSSVPAASRLSPETLRDYRRAAFLAILDEEESRLPHVADLVASLREEIG, from the coding sequence ATGAAGGAGAGGGAATTACGGCTGGCGCTGGTCTGCTATGGCGGGATCAGTCTGGCCATCTACATGCACGGCATCACCAAGGAAGTGTGGCACCTGGCCCGCGCCAGCCGGGCCTTTCACGATCATGCGCCGGCGGTCGGGGGCAGCGAGGCCATCTACCGGCAGGTGCTGGCGGCGATTGAGGCGCAGAGCGGGGTGCGGCTGCGCGTCATGCCCGACATCATCGCCGGGGCGAGCGCGGGCGGCATCAACGGCATCTTTCTGGCGCAGGCGATCGAGACGGGCCAGTCGCTGGAGCCGCTGACCGACCTGTGGCTGGACAACGCCGATGTCGACCGGCTGCTCGATCCCGATGCGCGACCGGCGCGAGCCATGACCAAATTCTGGGCGACGCCTCTGGTGTGGATGGCGGCGCGGCGGCCAGGCGATGCGGTGGAGCGCACCGTCGCCCCCGATACGCGTGAAGAGGTGCGGATGAAATTGTCGCGCTTCATCCGGTCGCGCTGGTTCGAGCCGCCCTTTGGCGGGGAGATTTTCACGACGATGCTGCTCGATGCGTTCGACGCGATGGCGGCGGCGGAAAAGGGACCGCCGCTGCTGCCTGACGGCCATCCGCTCGACCTGTTCGTCACCGTCACCGATTTCGAGGGGCACCCGCAAAGCCTCAACCTCAACAGCCCGCCGCAGGTGATCGAAACGGAGCATCGGCTCTCGATCGGCTTCCGCGCGCGAGGGCGCGGACAGGAGGGGGGGGCAAGGCCATTCGCCGACGCGGTCGAACTGACCTTCGCGGCGCGGGCGACGGCCAGCTTCCCCGGCGCTTTCCCGCCCTTCACCGTGCGCGAACTGGACCGGGTGCTGAAACGCCGCCATCGCGGCTGGCCGACGCGCGGCGCCTTTCTGGCGCGCGCGCTGCCCCGGCACGCCGCGCGCGGGACGGCGGAGGACGCCGTGCTGATCGACGGGTCGGTGCTGGCTAACGCCCCCTTCGCGCAGGCGATCGGCGCGCTGCGCAACCGGCCGTCGCGGCGCGAGGTCGACCGGCGCTTCGTCTATATCGATCCCAAGCCGGGGCATCGATCGATCCGCCTCAACCGCGAGGGCGAACAAGTGGACGCGCCGACTGGCGAGGATGCGCCTCTGCCCGGCTTTTTCCGCACCATTTTCGGCGCGCTGTCCGACATTCCGCGCGAGCAGCCGATCCGCGACAATCTGGAGGCGATCGACCGCCATTCCGCGCGGATCAGGCGGATGCGGCGGATCTGGGATGCGCTGCGGCCGGGGATCGAGGCCGAAGTGGAAAGCACGGTCGGGCGGATGCTGTTCCTCGACCGGCCAACCCCGGCGCGACTGTCGGCCTGGCGATCCAAGGCGCAGCAGCGAGCGGCAAGCGCGGCCGGTTTCGCCTATCCCGCCTATGGCCATATGAAGCTGTCGGGCATCGTGGAGTCGCTCTGCTCCCTGCTGTTCCGCCTGTCGGGCGAGGACAGCGCGATGATGCGCGAAGTCTATCGCCGGGCGATCTGGGCCGACATTCGCAAGAGCGGCGCAGACCAGCTCGGCGAAGCGGAGGGATCGGCCAGTGCGCCGGTCGCCTTCTTCCGGGCGCACGACCTGTCCTACCGCATCCGCCGGCTGCGCTTCCTCGCGCGGCGGCTGGCGGACACGCTGGAAATGGAGGCGGATGCCGACGACCCAGCGGTGCAGGCGATGCACGACGCCATCTATGGCGCGCTCAGCCTCTATGCGGAGTGCGAGGATAGCGATCTTTACGGACCGGACGTGGCGGAAGCCGCCAGGGCGGTGCCGACCGACGCCGGCGCGGCGCTGGAAGCGGTGGCGCAGGCGCGGGGACTGAAGGCGCGGGACGAGCAGGCCGACCTGATGCTGGCCGAAGCCTTCGCCGCGCTGCCCAGGGCCGGGCGGCGGACGATGCTGCTGGCCTATCTGGGCTTCCCCTTCACCGACATCGCCACCCTACCGTTGCTTCAGGGTGACAGTCTGGACGAATATGATCCGGTGAAGGTCGACCGGATTTCCCCCGAAGATTGCGGCGCAATCCGTGGCGGCGGCGCAGCAGCCACCTTGAAAGGCATAGAATTCAACAATTTCGGCGCTTTCTTTAGCAGGGTCTATCGCGAGAATGACTATCTGTGGGGGCGGCTGCACGGGGTCGAGCGGCTTCTGGACATCGTAAATTCCAGTGTACCCGCAGCAAGCCGTCTTTCGCCGGAGACGCTGCGCGACTATAGGCGGGCCGCGTTTCTGGCGATCCTTGATGAGGAAGAGTCGCGGCTGCCCCATGTGGCCGATCTTGTCGCCAGCTTGCGGGAGGAAATCGGGTGA
- a CDS encoding endonuclease/exonuclease/phosphatase family protein, whose product MKTIRVASYNIRKAIGTDRRRMPERVLEVLGEVDADIVALQEADRRFGVRSAAIPPLLMDQQSGYRPVPLNVQVDSMGWHGNALLVRKEAEIGAHDMLHLPYLEPRGATMAEVTLNGAAVRVFGMHLDLSGLWRRRQAAAVIHAAAQGQDMPTVLMGDLNEWSAGRGCLADFARHYSFAPCGRSFHARRPVARLDRIMHCGRLTLKDCGVHESAAARKASDHLPIWAEFAVG is encoded by the coding sequence ATGAAAACGATCCGCGTCGCGAGTTACAATATCCGCAAGGCCATCGGCACCGACCGGCGGCGGATGCCCGAACGGGTGCTGGAAGTGCTGGGCGAAGTGGATGCGGACATTGTCGCGCTTCAGGAAGCCGACCGGCGTTTCGGGGTGCGATCCGCCGCGATCCCGCCGCTGCTGATGGATCAGCAGAGCGGATACCGGCCGGTGCCGCTCAATGTGCAGGTCGATTCCATGGGCTGGCACGGCAATGCGCTGCTGGTGCGCAAGGAGGCCGAGATCGGCGCACATGACATGCTGCACCTGCCCTATCTGGAGCCGCGCGGCGCGACCATGGCGGAGGTGACGCTGAACGGCGCGGCGGTGCGCGTGTTCGGAATGCATCTCGACCTGTCGGGCCTGTGGCGACGGCGGCAGGCGGCGGCGGTGATCCATGCGGCGGCGCAGGGGCAGGATATGCCCACTGTGCTGATGGGCGACCTCAACGAATGGAGCGCGGGGCGCGGCTGTCTGGCGGACTTTGCCCGGCACTATAGTTTCGCGCCGTGCGGGCGCAGCTTCCATGCGCGGCGGCCGGTGGCGCGGCTCGACCGGATCATGCATTGCGGCCGGCTGACGCTGAAGGATTGTGGCGTGCATGAGAGCGCGGCGGCGCGCAAGGCGTCGGACCATCTGCCGATCTGGGCGGAATTTGCGGTTGGGTAA
- the radA gene encoding DNA repair protein RadA: MAKAKRKFVCQQCGTVTSRWQGQCEDCGEWNSIVEEAAETVFSARHDLQNGGRAITLVGLDSDVELPPRTSTGIAEFDRALGGGIVHGSATLIGGDPGIGKSTLLLQAAARIASRGLSVAYISGEEAADQVRLRAQRLGLGNAPVQLASATSVRDILTTLSEGPPPALLVIDSIQTMHSDLIEGAPGTVSQVRASSQELIKFAKQRGTALILVGHVTKDGSIAGPRVLEHMVDTVLAFEGERSHQYRILRAVKNRFGGTDEIGVFAMVAEGLEEVANPSALFLTNRDETVTGATVFPALEGTRPVLVEIQALVVRLSSGATPRRAVVGWDSGRLAMILAVLEARCGLSFSTCEVYLNVAGGYRLSDPAADLAVAAALISAMSERPVPVDVVLFGEIALSSEIRPVSHSPLRLREAAKLGFTRAFVPASAADGVKGIAVNGFRTLAQLVDQMLGRG; this comes from the coding sequence ATGGCCAAGGCAAAACGCAAATTCGTCTGTCAGCAATGCGGCACCGTGACCAGCCGGTGGCAGGGCCAGTGCGAGGATTGCGGCGAATGGAACAGCATCGTCGAGGAAGCTGCTGAAACCGTCTTTTCCGCGCGCCATGACCTGCAAAATGGTGGCCGCGCCATCACTTTGGTCGGCCTCGACAGCGACGTGGAACTGCCCCCGCGCACCAGCACCGGTATCGCCGAGTTCGACCGGGCGCTGGGCGGCGGCATCGTTCATGGCTCCGCGACGCTGATCGGCGGCGATCCGGGCATCGGCAAATCGACCCTGCTGTTGCAAGCGGCGGCGCGCATCGCCTCGCGCGGCCTGTCGGTCGCCTATATCAGCGGCGAGGAAGCCGCCGATCAGGTCCGCCTGCGCGCCCAGCGGCTTGGCCTTGGCAATGCGCCGGTGCAACTCGCCAGCGCCACCTCCGTCCGCGACATCCTGACCACGCTCAGCGAAGGCCCGCCGCCCGCCCTGCTCGTCATCGATTCGATCCAGACGATGCACAGCGACCTGATCGAAGGGGCGCCCGGCACCGTCAGCCAGGTCCGCGCCTCCAGCCAGGAACTCATCAAATTCGCCAAGCAGCGCGGCACGGCGCTCATCCTCGTCGGCCATGTGACCAAGGATGGCAGCATCGCCGGCCCGCGCGTGCTGGAACATATGGTCGACACGGTGCTGGCGTTCGAGGGCGAGCGCAGCCATCAATATCGCATCCTGCGTGCGGTCAAGAACCGCTTCGGCGGCACTGACGAGATCGGCGTGTTCGCCATGGTGGCGGAGGGACTGGAGGAGGTCGCCAACCCCTCCGCCTTGTTTCTCACCAACCGCGACGAAACGGTGACGGGCGCGACCGTCTTTCCCGCGCTGGAAGGGACTCGGCCGGTGCTGGTCGAAATTCAGGCGCTGGTGGTGCGCCTCTCCAGCGGCGCGACACCCCGGCGCGCGGTGGTCGGCTGGGACAGCGGACGGCTCGCCATGATCCTCGCCGTGCTGGAGGCGCGCTGCGGCCTCAGCTTCTCGACCTGCGAAGTCTATTTGAACGTTGCGGGCGGCTATCGCCTGTCGGACCCGGCCGCCGACCTTGCCGTCGCCGCCGCACTCATTTCCGCCATGTCGGAACGGCCGGTGCCGGTCGATGTCGTGCTGTTCGGCGAAATCGCGCTGTCGAGCGAAATCCGTCCCGTCTCCCATTCGCCCCTGCGTTTGCGCGAAGCCGCGAAGCTGGGCTTCACCCGCGCCTTCGTACCCGCGTCGGCCGCGGACGGGGTAAAGGGAATCGCGGTTAATGGTTTCCGCACCCTCGCGCAGTTGGTTGACCAGATGCTGGGACGCGGATAG
- a CDS encoding CvpA family protein: MNAIDILVLLAIGGCAVLGLMRGFVLETLSLIAWVLAIFAIRLFHASAAELLSAFVGNRSGAAMLALVLVFGVTFGVGKLIAHAIGRRTRQSVLGPVDRVLGAGFGAVKGLIGATLIFLAFSLVYDTFYGSAARRPDWLSDARTYPLLNASGQAISEFLAEQRAKKPAVEDGG; this comes from the coding sequence ATGAACGCCATCGACATTCTCGTCCTGCTCGCCATTGGCGGTTGCGCCGTGCTGGGCCTTATGCGCGGTTTCGTGCTGGAAACCCTCTCGCTCATCGCCTGGGTGCTGGCGATCTTCGCTATCCGCCTGTTCCACGCCTCCGCCGCTGAACTGTTGAGCGCCTTTGTCGGCAACCGCAGCGGTGCGGCGATGCTGGCGCTGGTGCTGGTATTTGGCGTTACCTTCGGCGTGGGCAAGCTGATCGCCCACGCCATCGGCCGCCGCACCCGCCAGTCGGTGCTGGGTCCGGTCGACCGGGTGCTGGGCGCGGGCTTCGGTGCGGTCAAGGGACTGATCGGCGCGACCCTGATCTTCCTCGCCTTCAGCCTGGTCTATGACACCTTCTACGGCAGCGCCGCGCGCCGCCCCGACTGGCTCTCCGACGCCCGCACCTATCCGCTGCTCAACGCCAGCGGTCAGGCGATCAGCGAATTTCTGGCGGAGCAACGGGCGAAGAAGCCGGCGGTCGAGGATGGCGGCTAG
- a CDS encoding NAD-dependent epimerase/dehydratase family protein — translation MTPFRIAITGATGFVGAETLEQALGDGLNGGLRVNALTRQAQPPRAKLKWVPGSLEDAAALDVLVRDADAVVHIAGVVNAPDRDGFEAGNARGTVAVIDAMRRRGIRRLVHVSSLAAREPKLSDYGWSKELAEKYVKASGLDWTIVRPPAIYGPGDREMLELFRMAKRGVMMLPPSGRLSAIHVSDLARLLLALAQERENSLTRTYEVDDGTPGGWDHKDFGLAIGRAVGRPVKTLATPEWLLNVAARADRLVRGRKAKLTPDRVDYFCHPDWVVAKRKQPPKRLWMPQVPTEDGLRDTVAAYRAKGWL, via the coding sequence ATGACGCCGTTTCGCATCGCCATCACCGGCGCGACCGGCTTCGTCGGCGCCGAAACGCTGGAGCAGGCGCTGGGCGACGGCCTGAACGGGGGGCTGCGCGTCAATGCGCTGACCCGCCAGGCGCAGCCGCCGCGCGCGAAGCTGAAATGGGTGCCGGGATCGCTGGAGGATGCCGCCGCGCTCGATGTGCTGGTGCGCGACGCCGACGCGGTGGTGCATATCGCCGGCGTGGTGAACGCGCCCGACCGCGACGGGTTCGAGGCGGGCAATGCGCGCGGCACGGTGGCGGTGATCGACGCGATGCGGCGGCGCGGTATCCGGCGCCTGGTCCATGTATCTTCGCTGGCGGCGCGGGAGCCGAAGCTGTCCGACTATGGCTGGTCCAAGGAACTGGCCGAAAAATATGTGAAGGCCAGCGGCCTCGACTGGACCATCGTGCGGCCGCCGGCGATTTACGGGCCGGGCGACCGGGAGATGCTGGAACTGTTCCGCATGGCCAAGCGGGGCGTCATGATGCTGCCACCGAGTGGCCGGCTGTCGGCGATCCATGTAAGCGACCTCGCCCGGCTGCTGCTGGCGCTGGCGCAGGAACGGGAAAACAGCCTGACCCGCACCTATGAGGTGGATGACGGCACGCCGGGCGGTTGGGATCATAAGGATTTTGGGCTTGCGATCGGCCGCGCGGTCGGCCGGCCGGTCAAGACACTGGCGACGCCCGAATGGCTGCTCAACGTCGCGGCGCGGGCGGACCGGCTGGTGCGCGGCAGGAAGGCGAAGCTGACGCCGGACCGGGTGGATTATTTCTGCCATCCCGACTGGGTCGTCGCCAAGCGCAAGCAGCCGCCCAAAAGGCTGTGGATGCCGCAGGTGCCGACCGAGGACGGGTTGCGCGACACGGTAGCCGCCTATCGGGCGAAGGGGTGGCTTTAG
- the proB gene encoding glutamate 5-kinase has product MTNPLSGFPPALVRRLVIKIGSALLVDPAGEVRVDWLRTLVADVAARKSAGQQVIIVSSGAIALGARRLKLPKGGRGSLEDAQAAAATGQIALSQCWASLLAEKGITAAQMLVTLDDLENRRRYLNASATLERLMALDVVPVVNENDSVATAEIRFGDNDRLAARIGQAARADAVALLSDVDGLYTANPHADASAMLIETIETIDARIAAMADDGSASGMGSGGMVSKIQAARIATGAGAHLAIISGKVDAPLSHWATSGRGSIFLAAQGKGARKGWLAGRLTTRGRLIVDAGAERALGKGNSLLPAGVAQVEGLFDRGDVVDIVAQDGRVIARGLIEYDSEAAVKIAGKRSEEIAALLGEMPRSVLVHRDHMAMV; this is encoded by the coding sequence ATGACCAACCCCCTCTCCGGTTTCCCCCCTGCCCTTGTCCGCCGTCTGGTCATCAAGATCGGCTCCGCGCTGCTGGTCGATCCGGCGGGCGAGGTGCGGGTCGACTGGCTGCGCACGCTGGTCGCCGATGTTGCGGCACGTAAAAGCGCGGGGCAACAAGTCATCATCGTGTCGTCGGGCGCGATTGCGCTGGGCGCGCGGCGGCTGAAACTGCCCAAGGGCGGCCGCGGATCGCTGGAAGATGCGCAGGCGGCGGCGGCGACCGGACAGATCGCCCTGTCGCAATGCTGGGCCAGCCTGCTGGCGGAGAAGGGCATCACCGCCGCGCAGATGCTGGTGACGCTGGACGATCTGGAGAACAGGCGGCGTTACCTGAACGCGTCGGCCACGCTGGAGCGACTGATGGCGCTGGACGTGGTGCCGGTGGTCAATGAGAATGACAGCGTGGCCACCGCCGAGATCCGCTTCGGCGACAATGACCGACTGGCGGCGCGTATCGGACAGGCGGCACGGGCTGACGCGGTTGCGCTGCTTTCCGATGTCGACGGGCTTTACACCGCCAACCCGCACGCCGATGCCAGCGCCATGCTGATTGAGACGATAGAGACGATCGACGCGCGGATCGCGGCGATGGCGGACGACGGGTCCGCGTCGGGCATGGGTTCGGGCGGCATGGTGTCGAAGATCCAGGCGGCGCGGATCGCGACCGGCGCAGGCGCGCATCTGGCGATCATTTCGGGCAAGGTCGACGCGCCGCTGTCGCATTGGGCGACCAGCGGCCGGGGATCAATCTTCCTCGCCGCGCAAGGGAAAGGCGCGCGCAAGGGGTGGCTGGCCGGGCGACTGACGACGCGCGGGCGGTTGATCGTGGATGCGGGCGCGGAACGGGCGCTGGGCAAGGGCAACAGCCTGCTGCCCGCCGGGGTCGCGCAGGTGGAAGGCCTGTTCGATCGCGGCGACGTGGTCGACATCGTGGCGCAGGATGGCCGGGTGATCGCGCGCGGGCTGATCGAATATGACAGCGAGGCGGCGGTGAAGATCGCGGGCAAGCGCAGCGAGGAGATCGCCGCGCTGCTGGGCGAAATGCCGCGATCGGTGCTGGTCCATCGCGACCATATGGCGATGGTCTGA
- the obgE gene encoding GTPase ObgE — protein sequence MHFLDQAKIYIKSGWGGPGAVSFRREKYVEYGGPDGGMGGKGGDIIFEAVAGLNTLIDFRYTQHFKAQRGMPGMGKNRYGAGGEDLIVKVPVGTQILSDPQPIEGSEDEDGYPDYEDQEVLADFTEVGQRITFLRGGDGGRGNLSYKTSTNRAPRQHGTGWPGQEMWVWLRLKLLADVGLVGMPNAGKSTLINQVTNTKAKVGAYAFTTTKPQLGVVLHRDREFVLADIPGLIEGAAEGAGIGDRFLGHIERCRVLLHLIDATGDDPVDAFRIVTDELAAYGGGLDEKPQIVALNKGDLLGAELMEDIADQLREEAGVEDVFIISGATGEGVGALMDAVLPMLDQGAQDEADDGDDAGETTWSPI from the coding sequence ATGCATTTTCTCGATCAAGCCAAAATCTATATCAAATCCGGCTGGGGCGGCCCCGGCGCGGTCAGTTTTCGCCGTGAAAAATATGTCGAATATGGCGGCCCGGACGGCGGCATGGGCGGCAAGGGCGGCGACATCATCTTCGAGGCCGTGGCCGGGCTAAACACGCTGATCGATTTTCGCTACACCCAGCATTTCAAGGCGCAGCGCGGTATGCCCGGCATGGGCAAGAACCGCTATGGCGCGGGCGGCGAGGATCTGATCGTCAAGGTGCCGGTCGGCACGCAGATATTGTCCGATCCCCAGCCGATCGAAGGCAGCGAGGATGAGGACGGCTATCCCGACTATGAGGATCAGGAAGTGCTGGCCGACTTTACCGAGGTCGGCCAGCGCATCACCTTCCTGCGCGGCGGCGATGGCGGACGCGGCAACCTGTCCTACAAGACCAGCACCAACCGCGCGCCGCGCCAGCATGGCACGGGCTGGCCGGGGCAGGAAATGTGGGTGTGGCTGCGGCTGAAGCTGCTGGCCGATGTCGGTTTGGTGGGGATGCCCAATGCCGGCAAGTCGACCCTCATCAATCAGGTGACGAACACCAAGGCGAAGGTCGGCGCCTATGCCTTCACCACCACCAAGCCGCAACTGGGCGTGGTGCTGCACCGCGACCGGGAGTTCGTGCTGGCCGACATTCCCGGCCTGATCGAGGGCGCGGCCGAGGGCGCGGGCATCGGCGACCGCTTCCTTGGGCATATTGAGCGCTGCCGCGTGCTGCTGCACCTCATTGACGCGACCGGGGACGATCCGGTCGATGCCTTCCGCATCGTGACCGACGAACTGGCGGCCTATGGCGGCGGACTGGACGAAAAGCCGCAGATCGTGGCGCTCAACAAGGGCGACCTGCTGGGGGCGGAACTGATGGAGGATATTGCCGACCAGTTGCGCGAGGAAGCGGGCGTGGAGGATGTGTTCATCATTTCCGGCGCGACCGGCGAAGGCGTGGGCGCGCTGATGGACGCAGTGCTGCCGATGCTGGATCAGGGCGCGCAGGATGAGGCGGATGACGGCGATGACGCGGGCGAAACCACCTGGTCGCCGATTTGA
- a CDS encoding TetR/AcrR family transcriptional regulator: MSIKRARLSPDESRLVAVEAARDLLIEAGPQAVTLKAVAGRIGRTHANLLHHFGSAAGLQKALAAHLADTITAKIGEAVDAARRGELAPRVIVDMTFDAFDREGAGALASWMLASGNEDALDPVVEAIHRLVDKLAASAPSPDIAELIRDNTLMLVLLALGDSQLGGAMAAALALSREKAREIATRSLTFALIQAEV, encoded by the coding sequence ATGTCAATAAAGCGCGCACGCCTCAGCCCCGATGAAAGCCGCCTCGTCGCGGTGGAGGCGGCGCGCGACCTGCTGATCGAGGCGGGGCCGCAGGCGGTGACGCTGAAGGCCGTGGCCGGGCGTATCGGGCGGACCCACGCCAATCTGCTGCATCATTTCGGATCAGCAGCGGGATTGCAGAAGGCGCTGGCCGCGCATCTGGCCGACACCATCACCGCCAAGATCGGCGAGGCAGTGGACGCGGCGCGGCGCGGCGAACTGGCCCCGCGCGTCATCGTCGACATGACGTTCGACGCCTTCGACCGGGAAGGCGCGGGCGCGCTGGCGAGCTGGATGCTGGCGTCGGGCAATGAGGATGCGCTGGACCCGGTGGTGGAGGCGATCCACCGGCTGGTCGACAAGCTGGCGGCGAGCGCGCCATCGCCCGACATAGCGGAATTGATCCGCGACAATACATTGATGCTGGTGCTGCTGGCGCTGGGCGATTCGCAACTGGGCGGCGCGATGGCCGCCGCGCTCGCCCTGTCGCGTGAAAAGGCACGGGAAATCGCCACGCGCAGCCTGACATTCGCCCTGATACAGGCCGAGGTTTAA
- a CDS encoding metal-dependent hydrolase: MTPTDLTITPRDRRFGRDRAAPRHWLNGDPIATAFFNALSITFPRGEAYFIDSVRAFRDGVPDRLAGEIAAFIRQEVVHSREHLAFNRQVTAQGYDVSRLDADVTMVLDLARQRPPIASLAATMALEHFTAILAHELLCDSRHLEGADAESAGLWRWHAIEEIEHKGVAHDTWVHATRDWPRFRRWWGRTAMMLVVTRHFLHHRARGMMDLLRQDGVTGRQAWGGLLHYALVRPGILRRVVRPWLGYFLPGFHPWRTDDRALIALADTPYADARSDAPVPATV, from the coding sequence ATGACCCCGACTGATCTCACCATTACGCCGCGCGACCGCCGGTTCGGGCGGGACCGCGCAGCGCCGCGACATTGGCTCAATGGCGATCCGATCGCCACGGCTTTCTTCAATGCGCTGTCGATCACCTTCCCGCGCGGCGAAGCCTATTTCATCGACAGCGTGCGCGCTTTTCGGGACGGCGTGCCGGATAGGCTGGCGGGGGAGATCGCTGCCTTCATCAGGCAGGAAGTCGTCCACAGCCGCGAACATCTGGCCTTCAACCGACAGGTGACTGCCCAGGGTTATGACGTATCGCGTCTCGACGCCGATGTGACGATGGTGCTGGACCTTGCCAGACAGCGTCCGCCGATCGCCAGCCTCGCCGCGACCATGGCGCTGGAGCATTTCACTGCCATCCTCGCCCATGAACTGCTGTGCGATTCGCGCCATCTGGAGGGGGCCGATGCGGAGAGCGCCGGGCTGTGGCGCTGGCACGCGATCGAGGAGATCGAGCATAAGGGCGTTGCCCATGATACATGGGTCCATGCCACGCGCGACTGGCCGCGCTTCCGGCGCTGGTGGGGCAGGACGGCGATGATGCTGGTCGTGACCCGGCATTTCCTTCATCACCGCGCCCGCGGCATGATGGACCTGTTGCGGCAGGACGGCGTGACCGGTCGACAGGCATGGGGCGGGTTGCTGCATTATGCGCTCGTCCGACCGGGCATATTGCGCCGGGTGGTGCGGCCCTGGCTTGGCTATTTCCTGCCGGGCTTCCATCCCTGGCGGACCGACGATCGCGCGCTCATCGCGCTGGCCGACACACCCTATGCCGACGCGCGCAGTGACGCTCCTGTGCCCGCGACTGTTTGA
- a CDS encoding GNAT family N-acetyltransferase, producing the protein MPQAPILETIRLILRPHRVEDYPACRILWADEQVVRHIGGAPQDGQAVWFRLLRYAGMWPMLGYGMWVIEERDSGAFLGEAGLLNAERGIPELEGVPEAGWVVGPEAWGRGIATEAMHAILEWADAHLDAPSLRCIIDPDNMASIKVAEKLGFHALVDTTYGGKPTRVFERVKNPPL; encoded by the coding sequence ATGCCGCAAGCGCCGATACTCGAAACCATCCGCCTGATCCTCCGTCCGCACCGGGTGGAGGATTATCCCGCCTGTCGCATCCTCTGGGCCGATGAACAGGTGGTGCGCCATATCGGCGGCGCGCCGCAGGATGGGCAGGCAGTCTGGTTCCGCCTGCTGCGCTATGCCGGCATGTGGCCGATGCTCGGCTATGGCATGTGGGTGATCGAGGAACGCGACAGCGGCGCCTTCCTTGGCGAAGCGGGCCTGCTCAACGCGGAACGCGGCATCCCCGAACTGGAGGGCGTGCCCGAAGCCGGCTGGGTGGTCGGTCCCGAAGCCTGGGGCAGGGGGATCGCCACCGAAGCGATGCACGCGATTCTGGAATGGGCCGACGCCCATCTCGACGCGCCCTCGCTCCGCTGCATCATCGATCCCGACAATATGGCCTCGATCAAGGTGGCGGAGAAGCTGGGCTTCCACGCGCTGGTCGACACGACCTATGGCGGCAAGCCGACGCGGGTGTTCGAGCGCGTGAAAAACCCTCCCCTGTAG
- a CDS encoding GNAT family N-acetyltransferase produces MFARTPRLLLRPGWMEDAPALAIAINDPAVARNLARVPSPYGLDDAEAFLALPQHPRLPRLLAFTRTQGAPRLVGGCGIHLDEDGAPELGYWIARPYWGLGFATEAARAALAMARANGVTDIRACHFSDNAASGNVLRKLGFRFTGRAEPRYSLGRDTMVDCLLFEEGEVARMSADPAMDLYRDALPVAA; encoded by the coding sequence ATGTTCGCCCGCACCCCCCGCCTGCTGCTGCGTCCCGGCTGGATGGAAGACGCTCCGGCGCTGGCTATCGCCATCAACGACCCCGCGGTCGCCCGCAACCTGGCGCGCGTCCCCAGCCCCTATGGGCTGGACGATGCCGAAGCCTTTCTGGCGCTGCCGCAGCATCCCCGCCTGCCGCGCCTGCTGGCCTTCACCCGCACGCAGGGCGCACCGCGCCTGGTCGGCGGCTGCGGCATCCATCTGGACGAGGATGGCGCGCCCGAACTGGGTTACTGGATCGCCCGCCCCTATTGGGGACTGGGGTTCGCGACCGAAGCCGCGCGCGCCGCGCTGGCGATGGCGCGCGCCAATGGCGTGACCGATATCCGCGCCTGCCATTTCAGCGACAATGCCGCGTCGGGGAATGTCCTGCGCAAGCTGGGCTTCCGCTTCACCGGACGGGCCGAGCCGCGTTACAGCCTGGGCCGCGACACCATGGTCGATTGCCTGCTGTTCGAGGAAGGCGAAGTCGCGCGAATGAGCGCCGACCCGGCGATGGACCTGTATCGGGATGCGCTGCCGGTCGCGGCGTGA